One genomic segment of Zea mays cultivar B73 unplaced genomic scaffold, Zm-B73-REFERENCE-NAM-5.0 scaffold_61, whole genome shotgun sequence includes these proteins:
- the LOC118475741 gene encoding ATP synthase subunit alpha, mitochondrial, whose translation MEFSPRAAELTTLLESRMINFYTNLKVDEIGRVVSVGDGIARVYGLNEIQAGEMVEFASGVKGIALNLENENVGIVVFGSDTAIKEGDLVKRTGSIVDVPAGKAMLGRVVDALGVPIDGKGALSDHERRRVEVKAPGIIERKSVHEPMQTGLKAVDSLVPIGRGQRELIIGDRQTGKTAIAIDTILNQKQMNSRGTNESETLYCVYVAIGQKRSTVAQLVQILSEANALEYSMLVAATASDPAPLQFLAPYSGCAMGEYFRDNGMHALIIYDDLSKQAVAYRQMSLLLRRPPGREAFPGDVFYLHSRLLERAAKRSDQTGAGSLTALPVIETQAGDVSAYIPTNVISITDGQICLETELFYRGIRPAINVGLSVSRVGSAAQLKAMKQVCGSSKLELAQYREVAAFAQFGSDLDAATQALLNRGARLTEVPKQPQYEPLPIEKQIVVIYAAVNGFCDRMPLDRISQYEKNILSTINPELLKSFLEKGGLTNERKMEPDASLKESALNL comes from the coding sequence ATGGAATTCTCACCAAGAGCTGCGGAACTCACGACTCTATTAGAAAGTAGAATGATCAACTTTTACACGAATTTGAAAGTGGATGAGATCGGTCGAGTGGTCTCAGTTGGAGATGGGATTGCACGAGTTTACGGATTGAACGAGATTCAAGCAGGAGAAATGGTGGAATTTGCCAGCGGTGTGAAAGGAATAGCCTTGAATCTTGAGAATGAGAATGTAGGTATTGTTGTCTTTGGTAGTGATACCGCTATTAAAGAAGGAGATCTTGTCAAGCGCACTGGATCTATTGTGGATGTTCCTGCGGGAAAGGCCATGTTAGGCCGTGTGGTCGACGCCTTGGGAGTACCTATTGATGGAAAAGGGGCTCTAAGCGATCACGAACGAAGACGTGTCGAAGTGAAAGCCCCAGGGATTATTGAACGTAAATCTGTCCACGAACCTATGCAAACAGGCTTAAAAGCAGTGGATAGCCTGGTTCCTATAGGCCGTGGTCAACGAGAACTTATAATCGGGGACAGACAAACTGGAAAAACAGCAATAGCTATCGATACTATATTAAACCAAAAGCAAATGAACTCAAGGGGCACAAATGAGAGTGAGACATTGTATTGTGTCTATGTTGCGATTGGACAAAAACGCTCGACTGTGGCACAATTAGTTCAAATTCTGTCAGAAGCGAATGCTTTGGAATATTCCATGCTTGTAGCAGCCACCGCTTCGGATCCAGCTCCTCTGCAATTTCTGGCCCCATATTCTGGGTGTGCCATGGGGGAATATTTCCGCGATAATGGAATGCATGCATTAATTATATATGATGATCTAAGTAAACAGGCGGTGGCATATCGACAAATGTCATTATTGTTACGCCGACCACCAGGCCGTGAGGCTTTCCCCGGGGATGTTTTCTATTTACATTCCCGTCTCTTAGAAAGAGCCGCTAAACGATCGGACCAGACAGGTGCAGGTAGCTTGACTGCGTTACCCGTGATTGAAACACAAGCTGGAGACGTATCGGCCTATATCCCCACCAATGTGATCTCCATTACAGATGGACAAATCTGTTTGGAAACAGAGCTCTTTTATCGCGGAATTAGACCAGCTATTAACGTTGGCTTATCCGTCAGTCGCGTCGGGTCCGCCGCTCAGTTGAAAGCTATGAAACAAGTCTGCGGTAGTTCAAAACTGGAATTGGCACAATATCGCGAAGTGGCCGCCTTCGCTCAATTTGGGTCAGACCTTGATGCTGCGACTCAGGCATTACTCAATAGAGGTGCAAGGCTTACAGAAGTGCCCAAACAACCACAATATGAGCCACTTCCAATTGAAAAACAAATTGTTGTTATTTATGCTGCTGTCAACGGCTTCTGTGATCGAATGCCACTAGACAGAATTTCTCAATATGAAAAAAACATTCTAAGTACTATTAATCCTGAATTACTAAAATCCTTCTTAGAAAAAGGTGGCTTAACTAACGAAAGAAAGATGGAACCTGATGCTTCTTTAAAAGAAAGCGCTTTAAATTTATga